In Oryza brachyantha chromosome 1, ObraRS2, whole genome shotgun sequence, the following are encoded in one genomic region:
- the LOC102701325 gene encoding magnesium transporter MRS2-E codes for MERRPQPSPVVAPAPVPPPARRKGAAVNRKWLVVPAAGEERKVEFGKHQIMKMTGLPGRDLRVLDPVLSYPSTILGRDRAIVVRLQGVKAIITATEVLVPDHEDVVLASFLVDLRARLSHPDAAPSTNPATDRGNGMEQRDQGNVPPALSIVGTTKIPPFEFKVLEVCLEHACKSLESQTRSLEKEAYPALDKLGSKVSTLNLDHVRNLKSRMVDLSGRVQKVRDELEHLLDDDMDMSEMYLTRKLSFQGLSGSLSRADSNKYASVDHDDDREEEGHDDETESGRESSIYVKPDIEELEMLLEAYFVQIDGTLNTLYHIREYADDTEDYINIMLDEKQNQLLQMGVMLTTATVVVTAGIVVVSLFGMNIHIDLMKDPETPEMARISNMHFWETTLGTVAACITVYLLAIYAGKKSKILQ; via the exons ATGGAGCGGAGGCCGCAGCCGTcgccggtggtggcgccggcgccggtgccgccgccggcgaggaggaagggcgcggcggtgaACCGGAAGTGGCTGGtggtgccggcggcgggggaggagcgGAAGGTGGAGTTCGGGAAGCACCAGATCATGAAGATGACGGGGCTGCCCGGGCGCGACCTCCGCGTGCTCGACCCGGTCCTCTCGTACCCGTCCACCATCCTCGGCCGCGACCGCGCCATCGTCGTGAGGCTCCAGGGCGTGAAGGCGATCATCACCGCCACCGAGGTGCTCGTCCCCGACCACGAGGACGTCGTCCTCGCCTCCTTCCTCGTCGACCTCCGCGCACGACTCTCGCACCCG GACGCGGCGCCTAGCACGAATCCGGCGACTGATCGCGGCAACGGGATGGAGCAGCGAGATCAGGGGAACGTACCACCGGCGCTCAGCATTGTTGGCACCACCAAGATCCCGCCCTTCGAGTTCAAGGTGCTCGAGGTTTGCCTCGAGCACGCCTGCAAAAGCTTGGAATCTCAG ACTCGCTCTCTGGAGAAGGAGGCGTATCCGGCCTTGGACAAGCTGGGATCAAAGGTTAGCACGCTGAACCTGGACCACGTAAGGAATCTCAAGAGTCGCATGGTCGATCTCTCAGGGCGCGTGCAGAAG GTTAGGGATGAGCTGGAGCACTTGCTGGACGACGACATGGACATGTCGGAGATGTACCTGACGAGGAAGCTCTCGTTCCAAGGACTCAGTGGGTCGCTGAGCAGAGCGGATTCAAACAAGTATGCATCAGTCGATCATGACGATGATAG ggaggaggaaggccaTGATGATGAGACAGAAAGTGGCCGCGAAAGTTCCATCTATGTTAAGCCGGATATTGAAGAGCTGGAGATGCTTCTGGAAGCTTACTTCGTGCAGATTGATGGAACACTGAATACTTTGTATCAT ATCCGTGAATACGCGGATGACACTGAAGATTACATCAACATAATGCTGGACGAGAAGCAGAACCAGCTGCTGCAGATGGGCGTGATgctgacgacggcgacggtggtggtCACCGCGGGCATCGTGGTCGTGAGTTTGTTCGGCATGAACATCCACATCGACCTAATGAAAGATCCGGAGACCCCCGAGATGGCGAGGATCTCGAACATGCACTTTTGGGAGACCACCCTTGGCACAGTTGCCGCCTGCATTACTGTATATCTCCTAGCGATCTACGCTGGGAAGAAGAGCAAGATCCTGCAGTGA
- the LOC102707355 gene encoding sister chromatid cohesion protein PDS5 homolog A isoform X2 — MPRSPEQVVSEVGKRLAQPRLGKDALVKLLKQAESALSELSQSSSLQEALHPLSKSLVQTTLLNHKDKDVKLLVAVCFIEVMRVLAPDPPFSDEIFKEIFRLFISVFADLAETSSPYLPRRILILENVAALRCSVIMLDIGCQDLVLDMVKVFFSAVKQGVQQSLCQAMLSILTQILNEKVTQPLLDVILRNLVKEEKGASHKLAVEIIQNCAEKLEPILRTFLSSCIFNKDAPVNEIRKSHHKIIVEIFQCAPNMLFAVVPHLTHELLSDQVDIRLEAVHLIGRLLVLSNLRFAQEYQLIFMEFLKRFSDKSAEVRIAAVDAAKACYMAVSSGNEAKDILTSLERRLLDFDDKVRIRAVAALCDLAKSNLGSFPSEVIIQAAERLRDKKVSVRKNVMLKLLDLYRDYCKKCSKGTATVNTHYEQIPAKLIILCFNKDSEIFRPQNMELIFAEDLFPSSLSPKERANHWVEFFSYFKSEHIKALHIIFSQKRRLQLEMQEYLSLRAKKEEPSDEIQKKICASFRKMSAAFADSSNVEEYFKNLHQLKDNNIFKDLAELRNEGSSFATIRSIRDLFLKRIGNKHPLYNFCKVLSVKCSHSIFNREMICAILEALFSRRIELTNHVEASCDLLLLVSKVFPSFFQGSEDYLMKLFSEESILINEKTLQMLSHLVKSGCHLSIDFSGDIYPLLEQKCIEGTRAESKYAVAAIASLIQSPSEEKFSRLCEKVIVALDDNYNIPTLLQSLGLIVEHSPSMYTLYDKQIINFVQDILCSTEFISTPGQLSPDDNSACSFSCKLKIYCLKTLVKSCLPRSTVRDRIDHLLKILLDIILEEFKPISQCENDRPYLKLAAGKSVLQLAARWDSHISPKLFRSAVLMARDSSYTVRKSFICKLHGHLREHTIPVKYTCAFALASTDCSRDVRTESTRYLNEVLKEQRRLFVHQNTSKQSIVDHPAYAVVFLVHTLAYDKEFPTKLCENKISAEFWSPLVVMLRALVEIDDTGRSELGHNTSSVPILLGIFRAIQKAEDLTEADDLAECGITHKLHILSRIGLLIVKELDKHYKISDSPRQILLPSSYFRLSGSVNKTDKCCQGEFINDSFVKRILGAHGPCINLDDKKCSDTAKKVSTEFAPDREVCSSLSNIARQNASCNDKGKRHKRLDQTTNHSLEKEKVSSCGSAGMKVSSPASLSLAKDTDSINQNHPESRSSTGETRASETDRNYSNCRETVMKDTGKVLVGSRIRLWSARDMCYICGTVETYDQSNGFHKIIYENGDKELVRLERQKWEFINDNFSTVEDIPSCHPRCCSFKKDRGKGLSDTQNQKQEMLLPGSSIICNPDEDFGDIDDNFVERPFSNNKTVAGLKKNSKRALDLSNAQSSSGLTAFNTGDNVRRTRARKVQL, encoded by the exons ATGCCTCGCTCGCCGGAGCAAGTCGTGAGCGAGGTCGGCAAGCGCCTCGCGCAGCCACGCCTCGGCAAGGACGCCCTCGTCAAGCTTCTAAAG CAAGCTGAAAGTGCTTTATCAGAGTTGAGCCAGTCCTCGTCTCTGCAAGAGGCTCTACATCCTCTTAGTAAATCTCTGGTCCAGACCACTTTACTTAACCATAAGGACAAGGATGTCAAACTTCTCGTTGCAGTTTGCTTTATTGAAGTTATGCGTGTCCTTGCACCTGATCCACCTTTTAGTGATGAAATATTTAAG GAAATATTTAGGCTATTTATCAGTGTATTTGCAGACCTTGCTGAAACTAGCAGCCCATACCTACCAAGAAGGATTTTGATATTGGAAAATGTTGCTGCACTCAGATGCTCTGTAATTATGCTCGACATTGGCTGTCAGGACTTGGTTCTTGACATGGTTAAAGTTTTCTTCTCAGCAGTGAA GCAAGGTGTTCAGCAGAGTTTATGCCAGGCTATGCTATCAATACTGACTCAGATATTAAATGAAAAGGTTACTCAGCCTCTCCTGGATGTGATTTTACGCAATTTAGTAAAAGAGGAGAAG GGAGCATCTCACAAGCTGGCGGTtgaaatcatccaaaactGTGCTGAGAAATTAGAGCCCATTCTTCGTACTTTCTTGTCATCGTGCATTTTCAATAAGGATGCGCCAGTTAATGAGATCAGGAAATCACATCATAAGATTATCGTGGAGATATTCCAGTGTGCACCCAATATGCTTTTTGCTGTTGTTCCACACTTAACTCATGAACTCCTG AGTGACCAAGTTGATATTCGCCTGGAGGCAGTTCACCTGATTGGGAGGCTTCTTGTATTATCTAATCTTCGGTTTGCTCAAGAATACcaattaatttttatggaATTCTTGAAGAGATTCTCTGACAAATCTGCAGAAGTAAGAATTGCTGCAGTTGATGCAGCAAAAGCCTGTTACATGGCTGTATCGTCTGGAAATGAAGCTAAAGATATTCTTA CATCGCTTGAACGGAGGTTATTGGATTTTGATGACAAAGTGAGGATCCGAGCTGTCGCTGCACTCTGTGATTTGGCCAAATCAAATCTAGGATCATTTCCTTCTGAGGTGATAATTCAAGCAGCGGAGAGGTTACGTGATAAAAAG GTATCTGTCAGAAAGAATGTAATGCTTAAGTTGCTGGACCTATACCGAGATTACTGTAAGAAATGCTCTAAAGGAACTGCTACAGTTAACACTCACTATGAGCAAATCCCAGCTAAACTTATAATCCTTTGTTTTAATAAAGATAGTGAAATCTTCAG ACCACAGAACATGGAGCTTATATTTGCTGAAGATCTCTTCCCATCATCACTTTCTCCAAAAGAAAGAGCAAACCACTGGGTTGAGTTCTTCTCTTATTTCAAATCAGAGCACATTAAGGCTTTGCACATCATTTTTTCTCAGAAAAGAAG GTTGCAACTGGAGATGCAAGAATATTTATCTCTTAGAGCAAAAAAG GAGGAACCTTCAGATGAAATACAGAAGAAAATTTGTGCATCATTCAGAAAGATGTCTGCTGCCTTTGCAGATTCCTCTAATGTTGAAGagtatttcaaaaatttgcATCAGCTGAAGgataataacatatttaagGATTTGGCTGAATTGAGAAATGAGGGCAGCAGTTTTGCAACAATCCGGTCGATCAGA GATTTATTTCTCAAGAGAATTGGTAACAAACATCCGCTTTACAATTTCTGTAAGGTTCTGTCTGTAAAATGCTCACATTCAATATTTAATCGGGAGATGATATGTGCCATTCTGGAGGCTCTTTTCTCCCGCAGAATTGAATTAACCAATCATGTGGAGGCTTCATGTGATCTTTTGCTG CTAGTTTCAAAGGTGTTTCCATCATTTTTCCAAGGCTCAGAGGATTACCTGATGAAGCTGTTCTCAGAAGAATCAATCTTGATAAATGAAAAGACTCTGCAAATGTTGTCACATTTGGTGAAGTCAGGATGTCATTTATCTATTGATTTCAG TGGTGATATCTACCCATTACTGGAGCAAAAGTGTATAGAAGGAACACGTGCTGAATCAAAGTATGCTGTTGCAGCAATTGCTTCACTGATCCAGTCCCCAAGTGAAGAAAAATTCAGCAGATTATGTGAG AAAGTTATCGTTGCTCTAGATGATAATTACAATATCCCAACACTATTACAGTCATTGGGCTTGATAGTGGAACATTCACCTTCTATGTATACGTTATATGACAAgcaaattattaattttgttcAGGATATTTTATGCTCAACTGAG TTCATTTCAACACCTGGACAGTTGTCACCTGATGACAATTCTGCATGTAGTTTCTCCTGCAAACTGAAG ATTTATTGTCTTAAAACTCTTGTCAAAAGTTGTTTACCAAGAAGCACGGTCCGTGATAGAATTGATCATCTTCTGAAGATTCTGTTAGATATAATTCTTGAAGAGTTCAAGCCCATTTCACAATG TGAAAATGATAGGCCATATCTGAAACTGGCTGCTGGGAAATCTGTACTACAATTAGCTGCAAGATGGGATTCACATATTTCACCAAAATTGTTTCGCAGTGCAGTTCTCATGGCAAGG GATTCTTCGTATACTGTTCGCAAATCATTCATTTGCAAACTTCATGGCCATTTAAGGGAGCACACAATTCCTGTTAAATACACATGTGCTTTTGCGTTGGCATCAACAGATTGCTCCAGAGATGTTCGTACTGAA TCGACAAGGTACTTAAATGAAGTGCTAAAGGAACAAAGAAGATTATTTGTTCATCAAAACACAAGCAAGCAGTCAATTGTAGACCATCCAGCATATGCTGTGGTTTTCTTGGTCCATACCCTAGCGTATGATAAAGAGTTTCCCACGAAGCTGTGTGAAAACAAGATCTCTGCTGAATTTTGGAG CCCACTTGTTGTAATGTTGAGAGCACTAGTTGAAATAGATGATACAGGCAGAAGTGAGCTTGGTCACAATACCAGTTCAGTTCCCATTCTTCTGGGGATTTTCCGTGCTATTCAGAAGGCTGAGGATTTAACTGAGGCTGACGATCTGGCTGAGTGTGGAATCACTCAT AAACTGCACATTCTCTCGAGAATCGGATTGCTTATTGTCAAAGAACTTGATAAGCACTACAAGATATCAGATTCTCCACGTCAGATTCTCTTGCCCTCATCTTATTTCAGACTGTCTGGTAGCGTGAACAAAACTGAC AAATGCTGCCAAGGAGAATTCATCAATGACAGTTTTGTGAAGAGAATCCTTGGTGCTCATGGACCTTGTATCAACCTG gatgataaaaaatgttCTGATACTGCCAAGAAGGTATCGACAGAATTTGCTCCTGACAGGGAAGTTTGTTCCTCATTAAGCAACATAGCGAGACAGAATGCAAGCTGTAATGATAAAGGGAAAAGGCACAAAAGACTGGATCAAACTACTAATCATAGTttggagaaagaaaaggtgTCATCTTGTGGTTCTGCTGGTATGAAGGTGTCATCTCCAGCCTCTTTAAGTTTAGCTAAGGATACTGATTCCATAAACCAGAATCATCCAGAGAGTAGAAGCTCCACCGGGGAAACTAGAGCTTCGGAGACTGATCGTAACTATTCTAATTGTAGGGAAACTGTG ATGAAAGATACAGGCAAAGTGCTTGTTGGAAGTCGCATCAGATTGTGGTCAGCACGTGATATGTG TTATATCTGTGGAACTGTTGAGACATATGATCAATCAAATGGCTTTCACAAG ATTATCTATGAAAACGGTGACAAGGAGTTAGTGCGCTTGGAACGTCAGAAGTGGGAGTTCATTAATGACAATTTTTCAACAGTAGAG GACATTCCCAGCTGCCATCCCAGATGCTG TTCTTTCAAAAAAGATCGTGGAAAGGGTTTGTCTGATACTCAAAACCAAAAGCAAGAGATGTTGCTTCCTGGCTCTTCCATTATCTG TAATCCGGATGAGGATtttggtgatattgatgataaTTTTGTGGAGCGACCTTTTTCAAATAACAAGACAG TGGCTGGTCTCAAGAAAAACAGCAAGAGAGCGCTGGATTTGAGTAATGCACAGAGCAGCTCTGGATTAACCGCTTTTAATACGGGAGATAAC GTTCGGCGTACTAGAGCAAGAAAGGTGCAACTGTAA
- the LOC102707355 gene encoding sister chromatid cohesion protein PDS5 homolog A isoform X1: protein MPRSPEQVVSEVGKRLAQPRLGKDALVKLLKQAESALSELSQSSSLQEALHPLSKSLVQTTLLNHKDKDVKLLVAVCFIEVMRVLAPDPPFSDEIFKEIFRLFISVFADLAETSSPYLPRRILILENVAALRCSVIMLDIGCQDLVLDMVKVFFSAVKQGVQQSLCQAMLSILTQILNEKVTQPLLDVILRNLVKEEKGASHKLAVEIIQNCAEKLEPILRTFLSSCIFNKDAPVNEIRKSHHKIIVEIFQCAPNMLFAVVPHLTHELLSDQVDIRLEAVHLIGRLLVLSNLRFAQEYQLIFMEFLKRFSDKSAEVRIAAVDAAKACYMAVSSGNEAKDILTSLERRLLDFDDKVRIRAVAALCDLAKSNLGSFPSEVIIQAAERLRDKKVSVRKNVMLKLLDLYRDYCKKCSKGTATVNTHYEQIPAKLIILCFNKDSEIFRPQNMELIFAEDLFPSSLSPKERANHWVEFFSYFKSEHIKALHIIFSQKRRLQLEMQEYLSLRAKKEEPSDEIQKKICASFRKMSAAFADSSNVEEYFKNLHQLKDNNIFKDLAELRNEGSSFATIRSIRDLFLKRIGNKHPLYNFCKVLSVKCSHSIFNREMICAILEALFSRRIELTNHVEASCDLLLLVSKVFPSFFQGSEDYLMKLFSEESILINEKTLQMLSHLVKSGCHLSIDFSGDIYPLLEQKCIEGTRAESKYAVAAIASLIQSPSEEKFSRLCEKVIVALDDNYNIPTLLQSLGLIVEHSPSMYTLYDKQIINFVQDILCSTEFISTPGQLSPDDNSACSFSCKLKIYCLKTLVKSCLPRSTVRDRIDHLLKILLDIILEEFKPISQCENDRPYLKLAAGKSVLQLAARWDSHISPKLFRSAVLMARDSSYTVRKSFICKLHGHLREHTIPVKYTCAFALASTDCSRDVRTESTRYLNEVLKEQRRLFVHQNTSKQSIVDHPAYAVVFLVHTLAYDKEFPTKLCENKISAEFWSPLVVMLRALVEIDDTGRSELGHNTSSVPILLGIFRAIQKAEDLTEADDLAECGITHKLHILSRIGLLIVKELDKHYKISDSPRQILLPSSYFRLSGSVNKTDKCCQGEFINDSFVKRILGAHGPCINLDDKKCSDTAKKVSTEFAPDREVCSSLSNIARQNASCNDKGKRHKRLDQTTNHSLEKEKVSSCGSAGMKVSSPASLSLAKDTDSINQNHPESRSSTGETRASETDRNYSNCRETVMKDTGKVLVGSRIRLWSARDMCYICGTVETYDQSNGFHKIIYENGDKELVRLERQKWEFINDNFSTVEDIPSCHPRCCSSFKKDRGKGLSDTQNQKQEMLLPGSSIICNPDEDFGDIDDNFVERPFSNNKTVAGLKKNSKRALDLSNAQSSSGLTAFNTGDNVRRTRARKVQL from the exons ATGCCTCGCTCGCCGGAGCAAGTCGTGAGCGAGGTCGGCAAGCGCCTCGCGCAGCCACGCCTCGGCAAGGACGCCCTCGTCAAGCTTCTAAAG CAAGCTGAAAGTGCTTTATCAGAGTTGAGCCAGTCCTCGTCTCTGCAAGAGGCTCTACATCCTCTTAGTAAATCTCTGGTCCAGACCACTTTACTTAACCATAAGGACAAGGATGTCAAACTTCTCGTTGCAGTTTGCTTTATTGAAGTTATGCGTGTCCTTGCACCTGATCCACCTTTTAGTGATGAAATATTTAAG GAAATATTTAGGCTATTTATCAGTGTATTTGCAGACCTTGCTGAAACTAGCAGCCCATACCTACCAAGAAGGATTTTGATATTGGAAAATGTTGCTGCACTCAGATGCTCTGTAATTATGCTCGACATTGGCTGTCAGGACTTGGTTCTTGACATGGTTAAAGTTTTCTTCTCAGCAGTGAA GCAAGGTGTTCAGCAGAGTTTATGCCAGGCTATGCTATCAATACTGACTCAGATATTAAATGAAAAGGTTACTCAGCCTCTCCTGGATGTGATTTTACGCAATTTAGTAAAAGAGGAGAAG GGAGCATCTCACAAGCTGGCGGTtgaaatcatccaaaactGTGCTGAGAAATTAGAGCCCATTCTTCGTACTTTCTTGTCATCGTGCATTTTCAATAAGGATGCGCCAGTTAATGAGATCAGGAAATCACATCATAAGATTATCGTGGAGATATTCCAGTGTGCACCCAATATGCTTTTTGCTGTTGTTCCACACTTAACTCATGAACTCCTG AGTGACCAAGTTGATATTCGCCTGGAGGCAGTTCACCTGATTGGGAGGCTTCTTGTATTATCTAATCTTCGGTTTGCTCAAGAATACcaattaatttttatggaATTCTTGAAGAGATTCTCTGACAAATCTGCAGAAGTAAGAATTGCTGCAGTTGATGCAGCAAAAGCCTGTTACATGGCTGTATCGTCTGGAAATGAAGCTAAAGATATTCTTA CATCGCTTGAACGGAGGTTATTGGATTTTGATGACAAAGTGAGGATCCGAGCTGTCGCTGCACTCTGTGATTTGGCCAAATCAAATCTAGGATCATTTCCTTCTGAGGTGATAATTCAAGCAGCGGAGAGGTTACGTGATAAAAAG GTATCTGTCAGAAAGAATGTAATGCTTAAGTTGCTGGACCTATACCGAGATTACTGTAAGAAATGCTCTAAAGGAACTGCTACAGTTAACACTCACTATGAGCAAATCCCAGCTAAACTTATAATCCTTTGTTTTAATAAAGATAGTGAAATCTTCAG ACCACAGAACATGGAGCTTATATTTGCTGAAGATCTCTTCCCATCATCACTTTCTCCAAAAGAAAGAGCAAACCACTGGGTTGAGTTCTTCTCTTATTTCAAATCAGAGCACATTAAGGCTTTGCACATCATTTTTTCTCAGAAAAGAAG GTTGCAACTGGAGATGCAAGAATATTTATCTCTTAGAGCAAAAAAG GAGGAACCTTCAGATGAAATACAGAAGAAAATTTGTGCATCATTCAGAAAGATGTCTGCTGCCTTTGCAGATTCCTCTAATGTTGAAGagtatttcaaaaatttgcATCAGCTGAAGgataataacatatttaagGATTTGGCTGAATTGAGAAATGAGGGCAGCAGTTTTGCAACAATCCGGTCGATCAGA GATTTATTTCTCAAGAGAATTGGTAACAAACATCCGCTTTACAATTTCTGTAAGGTTCTGTCTGTAAAATGCTCACATTCAATATTTAATCGGGAGATGATATGTGCCATTCTGGAGGCTCTTTTCTCCCGCAGAATTGAATTAACCAATCATGTGGAGGCTTCATGTGATCTTTTGCTG CTAGTTTCAAAGGTGTTTCCATCATTTTTCCAAGGCTCAGAGGATTACCTGATGAAGCTGTTCTCAGAAGAATCAATCTTGATAAATGAAAAGACTCTGCAAATGTTGTCACATTTGGTGAAGTCAGGATGTCATTTATCTATTGATTTCAG TGGTGATATCTACCCATTACTGGAGCAAAAGTGTATAGAAGGAACACGTGCTGAATCAAAGTATGCTGTTGCAGCAATTGCTTCACTGATCCAGTCCCCAAGTGAAGAAAAATTCAGCAGATTATGTGAG AAAGTTATCGTTGCTCTAGATGATAATTACAATATCCCAACACTATTACAGTCATTGGGCTTGATAGTGGAACATTCACCTTCTATGTATACGTTATATGACAAgcaaattattaattttgttcAGGATATTTTATGCTCAACTGAG TTCATTTCAACACCTGGACAGTTGTCACCTGATGACAATTCTGCATGTAGTTTCTCCTGCAAACTGAAG ATTTATTGTCTTAAAACTCTTGTCAAAAGTTGTTTACCAAGAAGCACGGTCCGTGATAGAATTGATCATCTTCTGAAGATTCTGTTAGATATAATTCTTGAAGAGTTCAAGCCCATTTCACAATG TGAAAATGATAGGCCATATCTGAAACTGGCTGCTGGGAAATCTGTACTACAATTAGCTGCAAGATGGGATTCACATATTTCACCAAAATTGTTTCGCAGTGCAGTTCTCATGGCAAGG GATTCTTCGTATACTGTTCGCAAATCATTCATTTGCAAACTTCATGGCCATTTAAGGGAGCACACAATTCCTGTTAAATACACATGTGCTTTTGCGTTGGCATCAACAGATTGCTCCAGAGATGTTCGTACTGAA TCGACAAGGTACTTAAATGAAGTGCTAAAGGAACAAAGAAGATTATTTGTTCATCAAAACACAAGCAAGCAGTCAATTGTAGACCATCCAGCATATGCTGTGGTTTTCTTGGTCCATACCCTAGCGTATGATAAAGAGTTTCCCACGAAGCTGTGTGAAAACAAGATCTCTGCTGAATTTTGGAG CCCACTTGTTGTAATGTTGAGAGCACTAGTTGAAATAGATGATACAGGCAGAAGTGAGCTTGGTCACAATACCAGTTCAGTTCCCATTCTTCTGGGGATTTTCCGTGCTATTCAGAAGGCTGAGGATTTAACTGAGGCTGACGATCTGGCTGAGTGTGGAATCACTCAT AAACTGCACATTCTCTCGAGAATCGGATTGCTTATTGTCAAAGAACTTGATAAGCACTACAAGATATCAGATTCTCCACGTCAGATTCTCTTGCCCTCATCTTATTTCAGACTGTCTGGTAGCGTGAACAAAACTGAC AAATGCTGCCAAGGAGAATTCATCAATGACAGTTTTGTGAAGAGAATCCTTGGTGCTCATGGACCTTGTATCAACCTG gatgataaaaaatgttCTGATACTGCCAAGAAGGTATCGACAGAATTTGCTCCTGACAGGGAAGTTTGTTCCTCATTAAGCAACATAGCGAGACAGAATGCAAGCTGTAATGATAAAGGGAAAAGGCACAAAAGACTGGATCAAACTACTAATCATAGTttggagaaagaaaaggtgTCATCTTGTGGTTCTGCTGGTATGAAGGTGTCATCTCCAGCCTCTTTAAGTTTAGCTAAGGATACTGATTCCATAAACCAGAATCATCCAGAGAGTAGAAGCTCCACCGGGGAAACTAGAGCTTCGGAGACTGATCGTAACTATTCTAATTGTAGGGAAACTGTG ATGAAAGATACAGGCAAAGTGCTTGTTGGAAGTCGCATCAGATTGTGGTCAGCACGTGATATGTG TTATATCTGTGGAACTGTTGAGACATATGATCAATCAAATGGCTTTCACAAG ATTATCTATGAAAACGGTGACAAGGAGTTAGTGCGCTTGGAACGTCAGAAGTGGGAGTTCATTAATGACAATTTTTCAACAGTAGAG GACATTCCCAGCTGCCATCCCAGATGCTG TAGTTCTTTCAAAAAAGATCGTGGAAAGGGTTTGTCTGATACTCAAAACCAAAAGCAAGAGATGTTGCTTCCTGGCTCTTCCATTATCTG TAATCCGGATGAGGATtttggtgatattgatgataaTTTTGTGGAGCGACCTTTTTCAAATAACAAGACAG TGGCTGGTCTCAAGAAAAACAGCAAGAGAGCGCTGGATTTGAGTAATGCACAGAGCAGCTCTGGATTAACCGCTTTTAATACGGGAGATAAC GTTCGGCGTACTAGAGCAAGAAAGGTGCAACTGTAA
- the LOC102702157 gene encoding AUGMIN subunit 7, translating into MASKQMEEIQRKLAVLAYPRANAPAQSLLFAGVERYRLLEWLFFRLLGDRSPFTQLNWQGDSLDRDEENSRIQHLAEIANFLGITPSVDTEAIQGRGSYEERVELLRLIVDLVEASCYADNPEWSVDEQLAKDVLLVDSIAEKQAQIFSEECKLFPADVQIQSIYPLPDIGELELKLSEYTKKMSNLQQMVQELASKYDYNPNEDYAETEFKLREHLQSFLETVKSFNMIYTKEIHPWTHMMEVPQLHGFGPAANRLLEAYNTLLKFLGNLRSLRDSYTAMAAGSLSASNEPSSVTKIISDCESALTFLNNSLAILSTSVAREQGETL; encoded by the exons ATGGCGTCGAAGCAGATGGAGGAGATCCAGCGGAAGCTGGCGGTGCTGGCCTACCCGCGGGCCAACGCCCCCGCGCAGTCCCTCCTCTTCGCCGGCGTCGAGCGCTACCGCCTCCTCGAGTGGCTCTTCTTCCG GCTCCTAGGCGACAGATCGCCATTCACGCAGCTGAACTGGCAGGGGGATAGCCTCGACCGCGACGAGGAGAACAGCAGGATCCAAC ACTTGGCCGAGATTGCGAATTTCCTTGGTATAACGCCTTCGGTTGACACGGAGGCAATTCAG GGTAGAGGTAGCTATGAGGAGCGGGTGGAGCTTCTCCGTCTCATTGTTGATCTAGTGGAAGCAAGCTGCTATGCTGACAATCCAGAATGGAG CGTTGATGAGCAGCTGGCAAAAGATGTGCTGCTTGTAGATTCAATTGCAGAGAAGCAGGCCCAAATTTTTTCAGAAGAGTGCAAACTATTTCCTGCAGATGTTCAAATACAATCAATTTACCCCTT GCCTGATATAGGAGAACTGGAGTTGAAGCTCTCTGAGTACACTAAGAAGATGTCAAATTTGCAACAAATGGTTCAGGAGTTAGCATCTAAG TATGACTATAATCCAAACGAAGATTATGCTGAGACAGAGTTCAAACTGAGGGAACATTTGCAATCGTTCCTTGAAACAGTTAAATCCTTCAACATGATCTATACCAAG GAAATTCATCCTTGGACCCACATGATGGAGGTCCCACAATTGCATGGTTTTGGTCCAGCTGCTAACCGCTTGTTGGAGGCATATAACACACTCTTAAAG TTCCTTGGCAATTTGAGGAGCCTGCGGGATTCATATACAGCAATGGCTGCTGGATCGCTTTCAGCATCTAATGAGCCTTCATCTGTCACCAAAATTATCTCAGACTGTGAATCTGCACTTACATTCTTAAATAACAGCCTCGCCATCCTTTCAACCTCTGTGGCACGGGAGCAGGGTGAAACGCTCTGA